The nucleotide window CCAAATCGTTCGGCGCTTCGTCCACATCGTATATGGCACAACATAAAAAAATACACCTAAAAAGCCTAAAAACATTGCAAGTGGTGTCGTAAATGCCAGTGCAATTAAACCGAGAATTAAGAAGACAACCCCAGCTATTAACACTGTTCGTGTATTCAGTTCCCCAGTTACAGTAGGACGTGTCTTTGTACGAGGCATCACCTTATCGATATCGCGATCATACAAATTATTAAAGATACCAGCCGCTGCAATCACAAGGGCTGAGCCTACTGTTGCCAAAATAATATTTGGGATGTTTTCAATAAAACTTAGTTCATACGTATAAAGCGCAAGCATAAGCCCAGCAACCATCGGAATCAAATTTGATTTAATGATGCCAGTCTTCACAGCCTGTGCCCATAAATTTATAGTAGATTGCTTCTGCATAATCGTTACCCCTCATTATAGTCACTATTATTAAGTATACATTATATATGAGACTATGTGCTATGGAACTAGATGTTTTGTCATAAATTTGTGCGAGGGGGCTTGGGACGCTATCGGTAACTTCAGTTATTCTATCGGCAACTTTTTAAATTCTATCAGCAACTTTGACTATTCTATCGGCAACTTATCCGATATCGCCTCCATCTTCTTTCACCTTCATATTGAAAGCCTAATTTTTTCAGCAAATATTTCGCACTATCACTCGACTCAACTCCCACAAATCTTCGAAACTCTTCATTCGTAATCCATTCATCTACTAATAAACAATAATCCCGCATGGCTTGTTTTAATAATATGCCATCGTCTTTATAATTACATTTTAGACACTTAAAATGCCCATAATGATACTGCATTTTGCTTTGGCACTGCACACAGAGCACCCCTTGGCGAACTCTAGCTTTATCAATATTTAATTGTGGCTTATGAATTGTATGCATTTGAAGTAATTGCCTAGCTAAACTTTGAAGTCCTTGCGAAGATAACCGTGTAGCATATTGTTTGAGGTGCTCTCGAACATGGAATTCAAGTCCACTGCGATGAAATACCGGCTCACCCTGTGGGATATGACCAATAATTGTTTTGGGTAATGCAAAGACAACCGCATATAACACTGGCAAATCACTAACAACCCTACGTAACATTCTTTGATGGCGACGCACTTGGTCTAGAGGATTGCGAAAACCTTGAATAGTGCCATCCTCTAATGTTCTTGTAAACTGGTGCCGTTCCTCATCAAAATCAATACGACCAACGATATTTTTAATTTCTATAATCAGTAGAAACTTTTGACAAAGAAAAATCGTATCTATTTGATGTGCATTTGTTTGAAAATCATGTAGCAAATAATAAGGCTCATCCAGCTGCATGTCGTGCCAATTTTGGTCAACATAGCGCTCACCTAGCAAGCCTTGCTGCAAGCGAATTAGCTCATCCTTGTATTCAGGAAATCCTCGCCGAATTGCCGCTTGAAGCAATTGTTCTTTAACAGTCTGCTCACGCTGCAAAACAATCATATTCTCCCCCCTTTTAAAGGGATCATATGCATTTTCTAAAATTTTAGCAAACTTCCAAATGTCATATTTCACTATGTTCTAGCTATTCAAATTTATATTTCAGACACCCTTATTTTAAGAAAAGTCTGCTACTAAACGAGTTCTTAACTAACCAAATATTAAATTTCAAATATAAAAAGTAGCTGCCAACTTCGACAGCTACTTTTGCTTTATTTCAACAACTCATCAATCCATTTTTGCACTTTTAAGCCTTCTTCAAATGAAACGATAAGGGCGTCTTCATCTTGAAGATGTGCGCAGCATGCGTCTAACAGTGATGCAGGCTCGATGCTTGGTGCGATATGTTGCGCTTCCTCATATGCAGCGCTTAGCCATAGCTCAGACCAGTTGCGTAGCGTCATGACTTTCTCTGTGCCAAACACTTTAAATTCCAAGCGCTCCTCTTGCCCGATACTAGATAAACCATTTAATACAACAGGCACACCATTCTCCGTTTTTGCTAATGCGGATACACCTGTTTCACATAGTGTGACATCCTCTGGATATGTTGTTTCATGCGATAAAATCGTTATATCCCCAAAGAAATGATGCATTAATTGTAAGTAGTGTGGGAACACCTCGCGAATAAAGCCGCCTTGTTCACGCGATGCAATCCATGGGTTTTGCTGCCATTTTCTTGGCCATTCTGGGAAATATGTATGCAATTCAATACGCACAATTTCTCCCAATTCTTGATTTGTTAAACGTTGCTTCATTTCGTGTACTGCAGGGCTATACATCAATGGGAAATGCATCGCTGTTTTGACGCCTGCCTCTTCAGCCACCTGTACCATCTCAATACCATCCTGTGCATCATGTGCCAATGGCTTTTCAGAAAGAATGTGTAAGCCATGTGCTGCAATTTCCTTCGCAAGCGGTGCATGGCTTACTGGCGGTGTACCGATATATACCCAGTCTGGTTTCGTTGCTAATAATTCTTCCAATGTCGCAACAGCAGGAATATTATATTTATCAGCAATCTCCTGTAAACGTGTTTGATTGCCATCAAAAATAGCGACAATCTCGGCATGTGGATGCGCTAAAATTTGATTAATAATGCGCTCTCCTACAATACCTGTACCAATTAATGCAAATGTTGTTTTTGTCATAAAAATAATCTCCAAACTTAGTTATGAATATAACGCTCAAATACGTCGCCATAGTCTTTTTTTACATATTGTTTCTTTTGCTGTAACAGCCATTCATGTGAAAACTTTGTAATGTCTTCAAAGGAGCTAGCAGGTGCTACCTCATTATTGCCGACACGACCTAATGCGCTAGCTGCAAGCGACAAGCTCTGTTTTGCTGAATCGAATTTGTACGTATTCGATTTTTGCTCCAGTGAAATGGCATGCAATGCTTTGTATAAATCTTTAATCTCATTCAAGAATTTTTTATGAATATCAATCGACATCGGGATATCACCAATTGTAAACTTAATTTCCACATCCAAATCAATTGTTCCAGCTGTTTCAAGCAGCACGCTTTCAATTGTTGCATGCTCATAATCATAGCGGCGAAGCAGGCGTTTTTTGCTAATCGCATTTGCCCCGTCCACGTGAATTAAAGCATAATTAGTAAAGCAATATTCATCTGCCTTTGTTTTAATTAAGAAGTAAATTTGTTCATCAATTTCGTTAAAAATAAAATCGTCTGAATCTGTTTTATCGAAGTCCTCCTTTGGCACAACTACGCCAATATCTGAGAGACCTAATGCATCCGATGCGAATTTTTTAAACATTTCGCCACCTCCTGTTTTTTAAATAGTCTAACATTTTTACAGTTTAACAGCTACTTTTTTAGTAAACTGACGAATCAATACAAGCATTACTGCAATTACAACAATAGCTATTAAGTAGGCAGCTGGAACGGGAATTGCGGGAATCGACAATGGACCCACTATTGGCTTATCTAATGCAATGCTTATCATTTCACCATATATTAATAGTAGGATAACTACTAATGGGATAGAAAACAGTCCCATCACGCCTCCGAAGCGATAAAAGCTAATGCCAATCAACCAGCCTGCCACATAATAGCAAAAAATAGTAAGCGCAAATAGCACAATGCCAAGTAACCAGCTATTATTTAAATCAATATGCAGAAAGAATAAAATATTTTGAATCACTTGCTCTACCAATTCATCGTTAGGCTCTACTATTTTTGTGCTATTAGCGAAGTCCAGTGGTAGCACCTTTTCAACTAACAAAGCAAGCTTAGCGATAATTGGCATTGCTAGCGCAACACCGAAAGAGCCAAGCGTTGCCCCAATAAAATAATGCTTGCGTGTGACACCGTTACTCACAAAATATTGAAGAAACCCATAGGCTGCTACAATACCGATAACGAACATAAAAATATTGGATGAATAAAAAATCATTGTAGAATAACTATCTATTTCTGCCCCACCTTTAAAAATAGTGAACTCGATACTTGGAATCAAGGTTGTGATAATTCTTACAGCAAAGATGATTAGCAAAACAAATAAATAGCCTACTGCCCAGCTCATTTGTGTAAAAAATATATCCAATGCAACTTTTATGGAGATTGATTTTTGCATATTATTCATGCCCTCCCTCTGTTAAATAAATAAACAAATCTTGCAGTGCAACTGGACCTATTTCTAGTCCTAGCTTCGCTGCCTCCTGATATTGCCGCTCTGATAAATGGCCATAGACCGTCACTGCCTTTGTGCCACCTAATTGCTTTATGTTGAGCTGACGCATATTTTGAACAAATATATCTACATCCTCTGCGCGACCTGTCACTGTTACACCTTTTGAAATGAGCTCATCGTATGTCTCATGTAAAACCATTGTCCCTTTGTGTAAAATCAGCACCTCATCAAATAAATATTCCATTTCTGACACTAAGTGTGTAGACATAATTATTGCTCTTGGGCATTCTTCTTGTGATTTTAGCAATTCCTCATAAAAAATAGTTCTAGTTGGGGCATCCATTCCTGCATAAATTTCATCAAAAATTGTAATTGGCGCATTGCTTGCTAAACCAATTGTCGCATCAACAGCTGCCTGCATTCCCTTTGATAATTGCTTCATTTTTTTATTCTGTGGTATTTGAAAGCGTGTAAGCAAATGCTCTGCATAAGCCATATTAAAGTTTGGGCGATACTTTGCAATGCCTTGCAGTAAATCCTTCACTTTGTCCGATTCTTCTTTGTAATTTTTGTTGTAAGCAAAAACGACTTGCTGCATGATTTCTGCATTTTCAAATGGCACTTGCCCTAAAATCGTTAAGGCTCCTGCTGTTTGCTGACGAAATGATGCAATAATGGATAAGAGCGAGGTTTTACCTGCTCCGTTTCTCCCTAATAAACCATATATTTTATTACCTTCTAGCTGAAAGGAAATATTTTGTAGTGCTACGTCGTACCCATAGTTCAAGCTAATATTTTTAGCCTCCATCGCCGTCATTCACTTTCACGCTCCTTCACTTGTTTAATGTACTCAATAATTTCCTGCTCACTTATTTCTAATTTGTTTGCCTCTTCAATAAGGCTGACGATAAATTGGTCAACAAATGCTTCTTTTCTTTTTTTCATCAGTTTCTCCCTCGCTCCTACTGCGACAAACATACCGATCCCCCGCTTTTTATAAAGAATGCCTTCCTCTACTAATTGATTAATCCCTTTGGACACCGTGGCATGATTAATTTTGTAAAAGCTAACAAGCTGATTCGTTGAGGGTGCCTGCTCCTCTTCTAATAGCTGTCGGTTGACGATTTGATCCTCTATCTTTTCACGAATTTGCTGGTAAATTGGCTTATCTTTATCGAACACAAAAACTCCACCACCTTATATGGTTATATACTTATGTGTATAACCATAATAGATAAAAAAATATTTGTCAAATTCTTTCTTTACTTCTTCTGAAAAAATGCAATAATGAAGGATAAAATATTTCGCAACTCGAAGGAGAAAGCACAATGACTTTATTTTTTATCATTTTACCTGCACTCGTCATTTTTTTAATTGGCTTTATCGCTCAGAAGCTAATTGGTTTTGATATTAAGTCCATTTCAGCAATGTCCCTTTACATATTGTCACCATGCTTAGCCTTTCGCACATTTTTCACGAATGCTATTACATTGGACTACGTATATATGATGCTAGCAGCGCTATTATTGAGCGCTTCATTATTAGTCATTACATATATCGTTGCTAAAATAACAAAAGCGAACCAATCTGAAAGCTCTGCCCTCGTTTTAAGCAGTGTTTTTATGAATAGCGGCAACTACGGAGCCCCTGTTGTACTATTTGCCCTTGGACCTGTGGGGTTTGATTATGCAGTTATTATTATGGTATTACATTCGTTGTTAATGAATACGCTTGGTATTTTCTTTGCGGCACTTGGCGGACAAGAAGGGGGCGGGCATAAGCAAGCTATGCAAAGCGTTGTGAGAATGCCTGTGCTTTATGCTGCAATTTTGGGTATGGTTTGTCATTGGATGGGCTTGGAGCTATCCGCTCCTTTTCAGGACGCGCTTGACCTTGTAGCCAATGCAACGATTCCTGTTATTATGCTTGTACTAGGTATGCAGCTCGCCGTTATTTCACGTAAAAAGGTAACATATCGCTTCGTTGTAGGCGCAAGCATTATACGGATGATTGCCTCACCTATTATTGCAGCGCTTATTTTATCATTTTTGCCATTAAATGATTTAGCAAAAACAGTATTTATCATTCAAGCCGCAATGCCTGCCGCTGCCAACACGACGATGCTGGCTTTGAAATACGATACAGAGCCCGACCTCGTATCGTTTACAACACTTGTCACAACAGCAATTAGCATTGTTTCATTGCCGATTGTGTTGTATTTAACAATTTAGGAGAATTTAAGAATGCAATATATTTTTGTAAACCTTGAAAGCTCTCAACATTGCAAAGCAAGTATCATATGTATAAAATTACTAAGCTGGAGAAATTTTGAGCATAGATAATCATTGTACACAAAAATTTTTATAACTTAGTTCATCATTGAAACTGGTTATGTATTCACTACACCGTAAAGGGGGATGTCCTTAATGCAGCCAAAAATATTTATTACATTTTCTCTTGAAACAAATATGTACCCAGACAATAAGTTTGAACATTTTGACCCAAGTGAGATAACTAAAGCTTTACAAGTTCAACCAATTCAAACACAGGCCTATGATTTAGAACGTAAAGAGCTCCCTAGATCAAGGCGTCCTGGAAACCCTTGGTGTTCTTCATGGATTTACAGATTAGGCGGATATTATGATGAGGAGCAATACACTCATCCAGATGGTTATATACAGCACTTATTAGAGCAGTTTAACGAACAGTTTTTGACAGTTAAACAAAGCCTTATTATTGACATACAAAATCGATATAATGCTATTTGTTATTTAGAAATATATTTGTTTTCTACTCAAGATTCCTTTACGCATGTTTCTATCCCTTCTAACATTATGAAATCTTTACTGTTCAATAGACATATATACGCATAGCCAATCTATAGAGCACTATCCTCGCTATGAACAAAAGGACATGTATAAATTTAAATAAGAGCTTTCACTGCATCTCGAATGATTAAAATCATTGGAGGTGCAGTTTCCCTTTTCTCATGATAAAATAATACGCTCAATCAGAGGTATAGTCCCTTACACGATATCCTTATCCTACTAAATAATTTTTTGCAATCAATTCCTGTACAATTGCATGATTATCAGTCACCTGTATATGCTGTCTTTGCAAAAATGCAATGAACTGTGGAAGAAATGTCATTGATGTATTATTTAAATTGAGCTCCATTTCTACACCATTATGCATCGTTACCTTCAAATATACAGCATCTGGACTAAAATCATATGGTGACATCTTTTGTATATGTTGATAAATAATTTCCGCAGAAAAAATATCCTTATAATAGATTTTATTTACCCTTTGATTCTTCGTGACAAGCTCAATAGTTTTTCTAACACTTCCATTAGAGTACTTTTTTACACTTATTCCATCTTTTTCAACGACCCAGTAATCTTTAAAAATAAATGGTTGAATCCTTATTTCATGCGGTTTTACACATAAAAAAATCCACTGCCCATAGCAATGGATTTTCCTCTTATTCTCCGAAAAACGTAACAATTTCAGCTGCTGTTTTGCGTTCTTTTCCTTTTGGTAGCTCATCAAAATAACCAAGCTGTAGCATGGCAATCACTCGCTCACCAGTTTTTACACCAAGTGCTTCGCGGAATTTTGGTACATCTAAAAAGCCTGGTGTTTTCCAGCATGAGCCAATGCCTTTCTCCCATGCAAGCAGCTGCATATTTTGTAAAAAGCTTGCCGCTGCCGCATAGTCCTCTAAGCGCTCCTTTTGACGTACATCTTCAGGTACAACCATAAATGCATAGCCACCTGCTAAAGTAAATTTTTGCATTTGTGTAGCTAGAGCCTCATCCGATAGTTCCTGCCACTTCGGTACAGCTAAGTCACGCAATAGCTCAAGTAATTTTGGTAATTGCTCATCACATGCAACTACTAAACGCCAAGGCTCACGTGTACCATGGTTAGGTGCCCATGCTGCATCCTCAATAATATTTAGTAAATCTTCTCGCTTTACAAGCTGTCCGTTAAATTTTTTAATTGAGCGGCGTGTTGTAATCGCTTCTCGTACTGTTAATGCTTTTGTCATTATGGAATCTCCCCTTCTGCAATTGATGCTCCTTCTCAATTATAAAGCTTTCACCACGAAAATACATCTGCTATGTGAAAGTAATAGTAGCGCATATTTGGTGTAGCTGCTGTTGAATCACGATAATGATACGCTCGATCAGCACTATTGGACGTATGGGCATGTATATATGGAATGCCCCCTTGAATACTTGTCACAATTGTCGTGTGATCAATGCGGTTGTCTCCTGAAAAATCATAGGCAATGACATCGCCAATTTCTAACTCTGTCGGCGAGTAAACTCGTGTTGCTGTAAGTCCTTTTTTAGATGTTTCTAAATACCAGCGCAATGAATGTGCAACCGTCCAACTAAAGCTCCAAATACCTTGCTCCGATCGCATCCACCAGCCTTCAGATTGATTCGGTGCCCCCCTCATTGGCGCCCCTCCTGCATATAAACATTGTGATACAAAATTTGTACAATCA belongs to Lysinibacillus louembei and includes:
- a CDS encoding nuclease-related domain-containing protein produces the protein MIVLQREQTVKEQLLQAAIRRGFPEYKDELIRLQQGLLGERYVDQNWHDMQLDEPYYLLHDFQTNAHQIDTIFLCQKFLLIIEIKNIVGRIDFDEERHQFTRTLEDGTIQGFRNPLDQVRRHQRMLRRVVSDLPVLYAVVFALPKTIIGHIPQGEPVFHRSGLEFHVREHLKQYATRLSSQGLQSLARQLLQMHTIHKPQLNIDKARVRQGVLCVQCQSKMQYHYGHFKCLKCNYKDDGILLKQAMRDYCLLVDEWITNEEFRRFVGVESSDSAKYLLKKLGFQYEGERRWRRYRISCR
- a CDS encoding Gfo/Idh/MocA family protein, with product MTKTTFALIGTGIVGERIINQILAHPHAEIVAIFDGNQTRLQEIADKYNIPAVATLEELLATKPDWVYIGTPPVSHAPLAKEIAAHGLHILSEKPLAHDAQDGIEMVQVAEEAGVKTAMHFPLMYSPAVHEMKQRLTNQELGEIVRIELHTYFPEWPRKWQQNPWIASREQGGFIREVFPHYLQLMHHFFGDITILSHETTYPEDVTLCETGVSALAKTENGVPVVLNGLSSIGQEERLEFKVFGTEKVMTLRNWSELWLSAAYEEAQHIAPSIEPASLLDACCAHLQDEDALIVSFEEGLKVQKWIDELLK
- a CDS encoding PH domain-containing protein codes for the protein MFKKFASDALGLSDIGVVVPKEDFDKTDSDDFIFNEIDEQIYFLIKTKADEYCFTNYALIHVDGANAISKKRLLRRYDYEHATIESVLLETAGTIDLDVEIKFTIGDIPMSIDIHKKFLNEIKDLYKALHAISLEQKSNTYKFDSAKQSLSLAASALGRVGNNEVAPASSFEDITKFSHEWLLQQKKQYVKKDYGDVFERYIHN
- a CDS encoding ABC transporter ATP-binding protein, with the protein product MTAMEAKNISLNYGYDVALQNISFQLEGNKIYGLLGRNGAGKTSLLSIIASFRQQTAGALTILGQVPFENAEIMQQVVFAYNKNYKEESDKVKDLLQGIAKYRPNFNMAYAEHLLTRFQIPQNKKMKQLSKGMQAAVDATIGLASNAPITIFDEIYAGMDAPTRTIFYEELLKSQEECPRAIIMSTHLVSEMEYLFDEVLILHKGTMVLHETYDELISKGVTVTGRAEDVDIFVQNMRQLNIKQLGGTKAVTVYGHLSERQYQEAAKLGLEIGPVALQDLFIYLTEGGHE
- a CDS encoding GntR family transcriptional regulator — encoded protein: MFDKDKPIYQQIREKIEDQIVNRQLLEEEQAPSTNQLVSFYKINHATVSKGINQLVEEGILYKKRGIGMFVAVGAREKLMKKRKEAFVDQFIVSLIEEANKLEISEQEIIEYIKQVKERESE
- a CDS encoding AEC family transporter, with translation MTLFFIILPALVIFLIGFIAQKLIGFDIKSISAMSLYILSPCLAFRTFFTNAITLDYVYMMLAALLLSASLLVITYIVAKITKANQSESSALVLSSVFMNSGNYGAPVVLFALGPVGFDYAVIIMVLHSLLMNTLGIFFAALGGQEGGGHKQAMQSVVRMPVLYAAILGMVCHWMGLELSAPFQDALDLVANATIPVIMLVLGMQLAVISRKKVTYRFVVGASIIRMIASPIIAALILSFLPLNDLAKTVFIIQAAMPAAANTTMLALKYDTEPDLVSFTTLVTTAISIVSLPIVLYLTI
- a CDS encoding DUF4279 domain-containing protein; its protein translation is MQPKIFITFSLETNMYPDNKFEHFDPSEITKALQVQPIQTQAYDLERKELPRSRRPGNPWCSSWIYRLGGYYDEEQYTHPDGYIQHLLEQFNEQFLTVKQSLIIDIQNRYNAICYLEIYLFSTQDSFTHVSIPSNIMKSLLFNRHIYA
- a CDS encoding nitroreductase family protein is translated as MTKALTVREAITTRRSIKKFNGQLVKREDLLNIIEDAAWAPNHGTREPWRLVVACDEQLPKLLELLRDLAVPKWQELSDEALATQMQKFTLAGGYAFMVVPEDVRQKERLEDYAAAASFLQNMQLLAWEKGIGSCWKTPGFLDVPKFREALGVKTGERVIAMLQLGYFDELPKGKERKTAAEIVTFFGE
- a CDS encoding amidase domain-containing protein is translated as MRYNREAAVAYARMWWNGRNPAFPAFQDDCTNFVSQCLYAGGAPMRGAPNQSEGWWMRSEQGIWSFSWTVAHSLRWYLETSKKGLTATRVYSPTELEIGDVIAYDFSGDNRIDHTTIVTSIQGGIPYIHAHTSNSADRAYHYRDSTAATPNMRYYYFHIADVFSW